In Vanessa cardui chromosome 8, ilVanCard2.1, whole genome shotgun sequence, the following are encoded in one genomic region:
- the LOC124532152 gene encoding WD repeat and FYVE domain-containing protein 3 isoform X1, producing the protein MNLMRKLRGASASTSAEPSETASSSSHVQLGLMHLKKLFAEYTHPPQPLTEAEKDDKLYNMLPLFCKVFGTSPSSEMNEKFWDILSFCQQVSKLMVSEIRKRASNQSTEAASCAIAKFLEIENSEESSNGWMLLSTLNLLAAGDQSLIQVMTTAAIPSTLVKCLYLFFDLPEIPESEADVQDDNSEFTPRERRILLQKIFVQVLVRLCSHPFPCEELARKDDLSLLFSAITSWCAPYNMMWRKSAAEVLMTLSRHGLTQSVVHYINNKGCVGLCIENMQKIPELTPLEVVEMFVAVFCFLKDSSEVSQLLLDDFRTCQGYLFLSEFLLKHERQDVPDYLTSGLEEERVSGTEARAALRNLVLMISSLCACGFSELRPTRANTELFQLQGFVLPQPSTPGQAVRNVQAFQVLQSVFLKSTSPALCCTILDAISSVYHADNANYFILENQNTLSQFSERIHTKNAEIQEKFFELLEFIVFQLNFVPCKELISLSLLLKANRSRSCSILCIKTLLNILKHNVIFKDVYREVGMLEVFVTCLSRYAVFLKDKQLLEEERSRKEIDKSTDSPKPPERKKRQSRQDSLIKDPNSDAEEEELGSLVMEGLTALLNGNVNNCNVFRDCGGAKCVHGMVVHESCRTKALGVVRELIVSGSGEEDMSALLCGMHAAPNDALKLKLHILKALLVCLRDSHRTRTIFRKVSGFVYVTSVLVSLEGRLKGNELIDPDMLNLIHIVFYTISTAMRFEPANAKFFHHEICMTTLYETIRLLGCFTEDTELQNDTEPGDPELYEVFHELFTGNILEMTLPDNIPVVFVNACIVLRLLYDVALDSFDKPTFCGSLNVKSPSLTRQSSAINEAKPAGRATPLNLSTASSSGEAWVVHSGVVIVLAKLLPALPRPPEHAPHARAMRDYLAHVLKSLVRSERNQQVMCGAGLAGEVLRVCGAALRAERHPLHAPAMYVLERLAAHALRPAELREFLRMGNPLNCLAPEPGQVWQPGGPVPLTRIKTLVSMTTPRDYRSQNSCTQPPFVEFDMSAEGFGCLYLPSIAPQSANLNALGTQDNTTLGGIGSGDRVFPPQTGLTYSTWICVEKYSDPRTDPHCVRLLTLVRNINNSRDEHLVCLTVVLSARDKAIIVSTQETLVPHRDVGEWEPDGVGECGARVWCPDLQHEGQWHHLALLFNRAVLKNSSFSLYLDGQHMHSGKLHYVSANPGGGAATLSGASSVYCVVGTPPQWRRYSRLVWRQGPALLLEDVLSAQTISIIYQLGPHYVGTLQAPLPPGQNQEPLAPLIAEEKVVFGINARAISQLTLAKIRKVYSKNDNKAIAKQLGMSSHENATPIRILHNSAGHLMGPARCLGGTVVGYLGVRVFSPKPAAIMIDTVGGCSVLLGLIAMAQDVECLYAGVKALVCVVRSNKAAQAEMDRRKGYQTLAMLLKKKKPLLNSHILHLIFGLVGTVDSQKETSSIPNLTAFQDLICDLEVWLNAPGGLIKSLLEHLFELATETAHRTHNLRTMRELQLVPKLLYIVNDIRVASTKNVLIQLLANLLGGQPRPSDLLCLGQFLAYTLPLPSQSEQGIVVKEGDSDKECEGEIILLRNKCLCFIHCLVIMTRNVESTIVCEEVSRVLGTDWLLSFMQENVHPSSVLLALKILVVLCSGQGQQSSIMQRFRESAGTGGWLRHTELVASQQTGVVLTAAVHSHSHLHAQLLYTSGFTLLAWLSLFHLQIPELYYLLFGLALGQPMHHLSTERAMSVERVWAAAWGSAVPSRQSAAAVAARVTLCPEAVVILLATVRALIHAEPDSLPDWLSDHPVAIIQVLFSFYNTLPDFVSLMMSAEVLTALASTLFPPNTKDDIHMPICESGDSSGASTPGAEEAGAGATAGAGAGAALTQHAARQVVMDFLRVIVLDSLPLGVSAKAAPSASSDPVAPSMFCTPCSPCSAPPRSYFYSVIDLVLDASPANSTSQQQIEYQTEVLTTIMENLLNTELFGTESNISNVCYLAARLVDKLWQGQLSRDPHEVFDFLVKLLTQAKKKSSVISLEGLHHCLNRTILFLLSRSTDSIADQMSVLEALHKLTTNRLLIFGAGNHELEFIGCLTYCLLQLNANMKIALESHMRTTWHVNPSGDLESRDDRLTAHQGRNLMAGAARRVWEELYACKKPAIEEVFKASLAPPAAAARAPDLGLAREQLADCAHRLWLGYIDTERKAVYRVPWELHNQIQSKIQKVTGGLTRLASRTKVKKEDSAKQRAHLPREHALAYMQDHVQLVRQAWGAALATSANTAAHTTRYVQAEWGGAWRELTRERGLWGPPRAPPLDKWALHCTEGPCRMRKQLRRNLAFYTHYPHRPHLEGSDNRQLKYKVAQSRDSKEYYRIYQQSRASTNVGETDGIEPTEVQTFEEEIPSNKDSSIEVTNDEGSPSDLVSSGVVSRGTNQSTEANEDGPDAEDEDEPQPPPPDNQTLLRLLEHHEKITHMFRCARIQGLDTTEGLLLFGREHCYVIDGFTLLKNREIRDLDSCPDDYDPILPSQGIQRSNQRQCSKFLYEDIREVHKRRYLLQPIALEVFSSDGRNYLLAFPRKVRNKVYSRFTALATGMADSAAGSVAGQKRGVAVEQPAGLLATLIGDTSVTQRWLRGEISNFQYLMHLNTLAGRSYNDLMQYPVFPWILADYDSLELDLTHPATFRDLSKPMGAQSPDRLEQFRKRYKEWDDPHGETPPYHYGTHYSSAMIVCSYLVRMEPFTQHFLRLQGGHFDLADRMFHSIKEAWNSASRHNMADVKELIPEFFYLPEFLVNSNNFDLGSKQSGVALGDVVLPPWAKDDPREFIRMHRAALESDYVSHRLHHWIDLVFGYKQQGPPAVEASNVFHHLFYEGNVDIYNIDDPLKKNATIGFINNFGQIPKQLFKKAHPSKKMSQRSSTILDPNNIIPSQGITPPEKLFFHNLENLRPSLQPVKEVKGPVGQILYTDKAILAVEQNKVLMPPSYNKYVAWGFADHSLRIGNYDNDKTIFVCESVAQACGEIVTCVCLSDKTIVTAGTSTVVTVWQYWSRRRRLAVKTCLYGHEEAVTCLAASAAYNLVVSGSRDGQLIVWDVERGAFVRQLVPSPAAPAPPPPVSALAIDDLTGDIATCSGSWLHVWSINGTPLGAVDTGGGERAPQVLCVAFSQTREWDPLNVVITGSTDGVVRMWSIDYLAKTVDDEARSTDVESTEDQPSSINKDTLNQISLQDSEEAKSESDVKSDNTKTEDIEPCEREAAIKRVEALVKQMSLSQDHAGNLTKSGSESSLSDTGETTSAKESARRHDEKDICSDNEEPQYERKEDVDSCEETKEEYDNEKDIDEEKESVTHRSKLQKQGNVVLRRKSKANPLFRKSGGSIGDSSETSSVETTQSMEAPEGGLRPSKSDTSLTDSFVVLSAPSSPAPVQRPVVKDTSYPDTGVTWVRRLVLRGKLTMHTAYERRDNACPASVTAVAAARSGRGLAVGDARGRIFRWSAPDMSSAAGARGGPADHWIRDDTAPYCTQCQVRFTALERRHHCRECGAVFCGRCSRYEAPVRRLRALRPVRVCQRCHDHIHAAND; encoded by the exons GTATTTGGAACCAGTCCATCAAGTGAGATGAATGAAAAATTTTGGGACATACTATCCTTTTGTCAACAAGTTTCAAAGCTCATGGTATCTGAGATAAGGAAAAGAGCTAGTAATCAAAGTACCGAGGCAGCTAGTTGTGCAATAGCAAAATTTCTAGAGATTGAGAATTCAGAGGAATCAAGCAATGGATGGATGCTACTGTCTACACTTAATCTGTTGGCAGCTGGTGACCAGTCATTGATACAG GTTATGACTACAGCAGCTATACCATCCACATTAGtcaaatgtttgtatttattttttgatctACCTGAAATTCCTGAATCAGAAGCTGATGTTCAAGATGACAACAGTGAATTTAcaccaagggagaggaggataCTATTACAAAAGATTTTTGTTCAA gtCTTAGTAAGGCTTTGCAGTCACCCATTTCCATGTGAAGAATTGGCAAGGAAAGATGATTTAAGTTTGTTATTCTCTGCAATTACCTCATGGTGTGCACCCTATAATATGATGTGGAGAAAGTCTGCAGCAGAAGTATTGATGACATTATCTAGGCATGGCTTGACTCAATCTGTtgtacattacattaaca ATAAAGGGTGTGTAGGCCTCTGCATCGAAAACATGCAAAAGATTCCAGAGTTAACACCATTAGAG GTAGTAGAAATGTTTGTAGCGGTATTTTGTTTCTTAAAAGATTCAAGTGAAGTTAGTCAATTACTGTTGGACGATTTTCGGACTTGTCAAGGATATTTATTTCTATCTGAATTCCTTCTGAA ACATGAGAGACAAGATGTACCCGATTATTTAACATCCGG aTTAGAAGAGGAACGCGTTAGTGGGACGGAAGCTCGAGCTGCTCTAAGAAATTTGGTCCTCATGATATCCTCTCTCTGTGCTTGTGGATTTTCTGAACTGCGGCCGACGAGGGCCAACACGGAATTATTCCAGTTACAAGGGTTCGTGCTACCACAACCCTCTACGCCCGGGCAGGCTGTGAGAAATGTACAAGCGTTTCAG GTGTTGCAATCCGTGTTCTTGAAATCCACGTCACCAGCCCTCTGTTGTACGATCCTCGACGCGATATCGAGCGTGTACCACGCGGACAACGCCAACTACTTCATCTTAGAGAACCAGAACACACTCAGCCAGTTCTCGGAACGGATACACACGAAAAACGCTGAGATACAGGAAAAGTTCTTTGAGCTCCTGGAATTTATTGTATTTCAGTTGAACTTTGTGCCCTGCAAGGAATTGATATCACTGTCGTTATTGTTGAAAGCTAATAGGTCCAGAAGTTGTAGTATATTATGCATAAAgacattattgaatattttaaa aCACAACGTTATATTTAAAGATGTTTATCGAGAAGTCGGAATGCTTGAGGTGTTCGTGACGTGTCTCTCCCGATACGCAGTGTTCCTTAAGGACAAACAACTCCTCGAGGAGGAGAGGTCTAGGAAGGAGATTGACAAATCGACGGATTCCCCGAAGCCGCCTGAGAGGAAAAAGAGGCAGTCGAGACAGGACTCGTTAATAAAAGATCCAAATTCGGACGCAGAGGAAGAGGAGCTCGGGTCGCTTGTGATGGAGGGGCTGACGGCGCTCCTGAATGGGAACGTGAACAACTGCAACGTGTTCCGAGACTGCGGCGGCGCCAAGTGCGTGCACGGGATGGTGGTGCACGAGTCATGCCGGACCAAAGCCCTAG GTGTGGTGAGAGAGTTGATAGTGAGTGGTTCGGGCGAAGAGGACATGTCTGCGCTGCTGTGCGGAATGCATGCGGCGCCGAACGACGCATTAAAACTGAAACTACACATATTAAAAGCTTTACTGGTCTGTTTAAGAGATTCTCACCGGACAAGGACTATTTTTCGAAAG GTTAGCGGATTTGTATATGTAACAAGCGTACTGGTCTCCCTGGAAGGTAGACTCAAAGGCAATGAGTTGATAGATCCCGACATGCTAAAtctaatacatattgtattctACACTATCAGTACGGCGATGAGGTTCGAACCTGCAAATGCAAAATTTTTTCATCACGag ATTTGTATGACAACATTGTACGAAACGATACGATTATTGGGCTGCTTTACTGAGGATACCGAGTTGCAAAACGATACGGAACCCGGCGATCCAGAGCTCTATGAGGTTTTTCACGAGCTTTTCACGGGAAATATATTAGAAATGAC GTTACCAGATAACATACCGGTCGTTTTTGTAAACGCGTGCATCGTATTGCGGTTGCTTTACGACGTTGCGCTTGATTCGTTCGACAAGCCTACGTTTTGTGGCTCACTCAACGTGAAGTCGCCAAGCTTGACGAGGCAAAGTTCTGCCATCAACGAG GCTAAACCAGCAGGGCGCGCCACCCCTCTGAACCTCTCGACGGCGTCCTCGAGCGGGGAGGCGTGGGTCGTGCACTCGGGCGTGGTCATAGTGCTGGCGAAGCTGCTGCCCGCCCTGCCGCGCCCGCCCGAACACGCGCCGCACGCTCGCGCCATGCGGGACTACCTCGCGCACGTACTTAAGAGTCTCGTCAGGAG CGAGCGCAACCAGCAGGTGATGTGCGGCGCGGGGCTGGCGGGCGAGGTGCTGCGCGTGTGCGGCGCGGCGCTGCGGGCGGAGCGCCACCCGCTGCACGCGCCCGCCATGTACGTGCTCGAGCGCCTCGCCGCGCACGCGCTGCGCCCCGCCGAGCTCCG GGAATTCCTACGCATGGGAAATCCTCTCAATTGCCTCGCTCCCGAGCCGGGACAGGTGTGGCAGCCCGGCGGGCCGGTGCCGCTCACTCGAATCAAGACCTTAGTCTCGATGACGACGCCCCGAGATTACAG GTCACAAAACTCGTGCACTCAGCCGCCCTTCGTTGAATTCGACATGTCTGCAGAAGGATTCGGTTGTTTATATTTGCCGAGCATTGCTCCTCAGTCGGCCAACTTGAACGCGCTCGGAACTCAAGACAACACCACTCTTGGTGGAATCGGCTCTG gGGACAGAGTGTTTCCACCTCAAACAGGATTGACGTATTCGACATGGATATGCGTGGAGAAATACTCCGACCCGCGCACCGACCCGCACTGCGTCAGGTTATTGACTCTAGTTCGGAACATTAACAATAGTCGGGACGAACACCTCGTGTGTCTCACCGTAGTACTGTCTGCGAGAGATAAGGCCATCATTGTATCGACACAGGAGACTTTAGTTCCACACA GAGACGTAGGCGAGTGGGAGCCGGACGGCGTGGGCGAGTGCGGCGCGCGCGTGTGGTGCCCCGACCTGCAGCACGAGGGCCAGTGGCACCACCTCGCGCTGCTATTCAACAGGGCCGTGCTCAAGAACTCCTCCTTCTCGCTCTACCTCGACG GACAACACATGCACTCGGGCAAGCTGCACTACGTGAGCGCGAAcccgggcggcggcgcggccaCGCTGTCGGGCGCGTCCAGCGTGTACTGCGTGGTGGGCACGCCGCCGCAGTGGCGCCGCTACTCGCGCCTCGTGTGGCGCCAGGGGCCCGCGCTGCTACTGGAGGAC gTACTCTCCGCTCAAACTATCTCAATAATATATCAGCTCGGACCACACTACGTTGGAACTCTACAAGCTCCGTTACCTCCCGGACAAAATCAAGAGCCCCTGGCACCCTTGATTGCCGAGGAGAAAGTTGTTTTTGGTATAAACGCTCGGGCGATCTCCCAACTCACCCTTGCTAAGATACGCAAGGTTTACAGCAAAAACGATAATAAGGCCATAGCGAAACAACTGGGCATGTCGTCGCACGAGAACGCGACTCCCATACGAATATTGCACAATTCTGCAGGACATCTAATGGGCCCAGCTCGATGCTTGGGTGGAACCGTGGTTGGATATCTGGGAGTGAGAGTTTTCAGTCCGAAGCCAGCGGCTATCatg ATAGATACAGTAGGTGGATGTTCTGTATTACTCGGGCTGATCGCAATGGCGCAAGATGTTGAGTGTTTGTACGCTGGGGTGAAGGCTCTCGTGTGCGTAGTACGTTCAAACAAGGCGGCTCAAGCGGAAATGGACCGCAGGAAAGGATACCAAACACTGGCAATGCTGTTGAAGAAAAAGAAACCTTTACTCAATTCCCATATCTTGCATTTAATTTTCGGCCTAGTTGGCACGGTCGATAGTCAAAAGGAAACTTCGTCGATTCCAAATTTAACCGCATTTCAG GATCTGATATGCGATCTCGAAGTATGGTTGAATGCACCAGGTGGGCTTATAAAATCCCTTCTAGAACATTTATTCGAACTAGCAACAGAAACAGCGCACAGAACGCACAATTTACGCACAATGAGGGAACTGCAATTAGTACCTAAACTACTCTACATCGTGAACGATATAAGGGTTGCAAGCACAAAGAATGTTCTGATTCAGTTACTAGCGAATCTGTTGGGAGGTCAGCCTAGACCCAGCGATCTGCTATGCCTCGGACAATTCCTGGCGTACACACTACCACTTCCCTCTCAATCAGAGCAAGGAATCGTGGTCAAGGAGGGAGATTCGGACAAGGAATGCGAAGGCGAAATAATTCTTCTGAGAAACAAATGCCTATGCTTTATACACTGTCTCGTAATAATGACGAGAAACGTGGAAAGCACAATTGTATGCGAGGAAGTATCAAGAGTTCTCGGAACCGACTGGCTGCTGAGTTTTATGCAGGAGAATGTTCACCCGAGCTCAGTTTTACTGGCGTTGAAAATATTGGTGGTTCTCTGTTCTGGCCAAGGACAGCAGTCATCCATTATGCAAAG GTTCCGCGAGAGCGCCGGCACGGGCGGCTGGCTGCGCCACACGGAGCTCGTGGCGTCGCAGCAGACGGGCGTGGTGCTGACCGCCGCCGTGCACTCGCACTCGCACCTGCACGCGCAACTGCTCTACACCTCCGGGTTCACGCTGCTGGCCTG GTTATCCCTGTTCCATTTGCAAATTCCGGAGCTGTACTACCTGCTGTTCGGCCTCGCCCTCGGCCAGCCCATGCACCACCTGAGCACGGAGCGCGCCATGTCCGTGGAGCGCGTGTGGGCGGCGGCGTGGGGCAGCGCCGTGCCGTCGCGGCAGTCGGCCGCCGCCGTGGCCGCCCGGGTCACGCTCTGCCCCGAGGCCGTGGTCATCCTGCTGGCCACCGTGCGGGCGCTCATACACGCCGAGCCCGACTCGTTGCCGGATTGGCTCAGCGACCACCCCGTTGCCATAATACAA GTTTTGTTTTCGTTCTACAATACGCTGCCAGATTTCGTCTCGTTAATGATGAGCGCCGAAGTTCTCACCGCACTGGCGTCCACCCTGTTTCCTCCGAATACGAAAGATGATATTCACATGC CGATCTGCGAGAGTGGCGACAGCTCGGGCGCGTCGACGCCGGGCGCGGAGGAGGCGGGCGCGGGGGCgacggcgggcgcgggcgcgggcgcggcgctgACGCAGCACGCCGCCCGGCAGGTCGTAATGGACTTCCTGCGTGTCATCGTTCTCGATTCGCTGCCTCTGGGAGTCTCCGCTAAAGCCGCTCCG AGCGCGTCCTCTGACCCCGTGGCTCCGTCAATGTTTTGTACGCCATGTAGTCCCTGCTCAGCCCCACCAAGATCTTACTTTTATAGC GTCATAGACTTGGTTCTGGACGCTTCGCCCGCGAACTCGACGAGTCAGCAGCAGATCGAGTATCAAACTGAAGTTTTAACAACAATCATGGAAAATCTGTTGAATACCGAACTTTTTGGGACCGAGTCCAATATCTCCAATGTCTGCTATTTAGCTGCGCGACTTGTTGATAAATTGTGGCAGGGACAGCTGTCGAGAGATCCACATgag GTATTTGATTTCTTGGTAAAATTACTGACTCAAGCCAAGAAGAAATCGTCGGTTATATCTCTAGAAGGATTACATCACTGTCTGAATAGAACCATATTATTTCTACTGTCACGGTCCACGGACTCCATAGCCGACCAAATGTCTGTGTTAGAAGCGTTGCACAAACTCACGACGAACAG GTTGCTGATATTCGGCGCCGGAAACCACGAGCTGGAATTCATTGGGTGCCTAACATACTGTCTACTGCAACTGAACGCGAACATGAAGATCGCCCTCGAGTCGCACATGCGGACGACGTGGCACGTCAACCCCAGCGGCGACCTCGAGTCGCGGGACGACCGGCTGACGGCGCACCAGG GTCGCAACCTgatggcgggcgcggcgcggcgcgtgTGGGAGGAGCTGTACGCGTGCAAGAAGCCCGCCATCGAGGAGGTGTTCAAGGCGTCGCtggcgccgcccgccgccgccgcgcgcgcgcccgaCCTCGGCCTGGCGCGCGAGCAGCTGGCCGACTGCGCGCACCGCCTGTGGCTCGGCTACATCGACACCGAGCGCAAG GCGGTCTATCGAGTTCCGTGGGAGCTCCATAATCAGATTCAATCAAAAATTCAGAAAGTGACCGGCGGCTTGACTCGTTTGGCTTCTAGAACAAAAGTGAAAAAGGAGGACTCCGCTAAACAGCGGGCTCATCTACCGCGAGAGCACGCTCTGGCTTATATGCAAGATCACGTGCAGCTTGTGAG ACAGGCGTGGGGCGCGGCGCTGGCGACGAGCGCCAACACGGCGGCGCACACGACGCGCTACGTGCAGGCGGAGTGGGGCGGCGCGTGGCGCGAACTGACGCGCGAGCGCGGCCTGTGGggcccgccgcgcgcgccgccgctgGACAAGTGGGCGCTGCACTGCACCGAGGGCCCGTGCCGCATGCGCAAGCAGCTGCGCCGCAACCTCGCCTTCTACACGCACTACCCGCACCGCCCGCACCTCGAGGGCAGCGACAAC AGACAATTGAAATACAAAGTGGCACAAAGTCGAGACAGTAAGGAATACTACAGGATATACCAACAATCGCGTGCGTCGACCAACGTCGGGGAAACGGACGGGATAGAACCGACTGAAGTGCAGACGTTTGAGGAAGAAATACCAAG TAATAAAGATTCATCGATCGAAGTAACAAACGACGAAGGTTCACCTTCGGATCTCGTCAGCAGTGGCGTCGTGAGCCGAGGAACGAATCAATCAACTGAag CAAATGAAGACGGACCGGATGCAGAGGACGAAGATGAACCGCAGCCTCCACCTCCGGATAACCAAACACTGTTGAGATTATTGGAGCACCATGAGAAG ATTACCCACATGTTCCGCTGCGCGCGTATACAGGGCCTCGACACGACAGAGGGGCTTTTGCTTTTCGGTCGCGAACACTGCTACGTAATAGATGGATTCACTCTCCTTAAAAATAGAGAAATTCGCGACTTAGACAGTTGCCCCGACGACTATGACCCTATTCTGCCTAGTCAGGGCATACAGCGGAGCAATCAGAGACAATGTTCCAAGTTTTTGTACGAAGATATAAG AGAGGTTCATAAAAGAAGATATTTACTGCAACCGATAGCGTTAGAAGTTTTTTCCAGCGATGGTCGTAATTATTTGCTAGCGTTTCCACGGAAAGTGCGAAATAAG GTGTACAGTCGTTTCACGGCGCTCGCAACCGGCATGGCGGACAGCGCGGCGGGCTCGGTTGCGGGGCAGAAGCGCGGCGTGGCGGTGGAGCAACCGGCCGGCCTGCTGGCCACGCTCATTGGAGACACCTCCGTCACGCAACGCTGGCTG AGAGGAGAAATATCTAACTTCCAATATCTCATGCATCTCAACACACTGGCGGGTCGTTCGTACAATGATCTCATGCAATATCCAGTTTTCCCGTGGATTTTGGCCGACTACGATTCCTTGGAACTGGATTTGACTCACCCGGCGACTTTCAGGGACCTGTCCAAGCCGATGGGAGCACAGAGTCCAGATAGGTTGGAACAATTTAGAAAGAGATATAAG GAGTGGGATGACCCTCACGGTGAGACACCGCCGTATCACTACGGAACCCACTATTCGTCGGCTATGATAGTCTGTTCTTATCTTGTGCGTATGGAGCCGTTTACACAGCATTTTTTAAGACTTCAAGGCGGACATTTTGATTTAGCGGATAG AATGTTCCATTCGATCAAGGAAGCATGGAATTCTGCATCACGCCATAATATGGCCGACGTTAAAGAATTGATAccggaatttttttatttaccagaATTTCTGGTTAACTCCAACAATTTCGATTTAG GAAGCAAACAGTCGGGTGTAGCTTTAGGCGACGTCGTCCTACCACCCTGGGCCAAAGACGATCCCCGTGAATTTATCCGCATGCACCGAGCGGCACTCGAGTCTGACTACGTATCTCATAGATTGCATCACTGGATCGATCTCGTTTTTGGATACAAGCAGCAGGGACCGCCCGCAGTGGAAGCTTCAAATGTCTTCCATCATCTATTCTATGAAGGAAATGTCGATATATACAA TATTGATGATCCTCTTAAAAAGAACGCAACGATtggtttcattaataatttcggACAAATACCGAAGCAGTTGTTCAAGAAAGCGCACCCTAGTAAAAAAATGTCACAAAGAAGTTCAACTATTTTGGATCCGAATAACATTATACCATCTCAAGGCATAACTCCTCCGGAGAAATTATTCTTTCATAATTTGGAAAATTTGAGACCGTCTTTGCAACCCGTGAAAG AAGTTAAAGGGCCAGTCGGGCAAATACTCTATACTGACAAGGCAATCTTGGCCGTGGAACAAAACAAAGTGCTGATGCCTCCGTCATATAACAAATACGTGGCGTGGGGCTTCGCGGACCATTCCCTACGAATCGGAAATTACGACAACGATAAAACGATATTCGTGTGCGAGAGTGTCGCGCAGGCCTGCGGAGAGATCGTGACGTGCGTGTGCCTCTCCGACAAGACCATCGTGACGGCCGGCACGAGTACC GTGGTGACGGTGTGGCAGTACTGGtcgcggcggcggcggctggCCGTGAAGACGTGCCTGTACGGGCACGAGGAGGCGGTCACGTGCCTGGCCGCCAGCGCCGCCTACAACCTGGTGGTGAGCGGCAGCCGCGACGGCCAGCTCATCGTGTGGGACGTGGAGCGCGGCGCCTTCGTGCGGCAGCTCGTGCcgtcgcccgccgcgcccgcgccgccgccgcccgtcTCCGCGCTCGCCATCGACGACCTCACC GGCGACATAGCGACGTGCAGCGGCAGCTGGCTGCACGTGTGGTCCATCAACGGCACGCCGCTGGGCGCGGTGGACACGGGCGGCGGCGAGCGCGCCCCGCAGGTGCTGTGCGTGGCCTTCAGCCAGACGCGCGAGTGGGACCCGCTCAACGTCGTCATCACCGGCTCCACCGACGGCGTCGTCAGG ATGTGGTCTATAGACTACCTCGCAAAAACAGTAGACGATGAAGCGAGGAGTACCGACGTGGAAAGCACAGAGGACCAACCGAGTTCCATTAATAAAGACACATTGAACCAAATCTCCTTGCAAGATAGCGAGGAGGCCAAGTCGGAGAGTGACGTCAAATCTGATAACACAAAGACTGAAGATATTGAGCCTTGCGAAAGGGAAGCCGCAATCAAACGAGTCGAGGCGTTAGTTAAGCAGATGAGCTTGTCGCAAGATCATGCAG GTAATCTCACGAAATCAGGATCGGAAAGTTCCCTTTCGGATACAGGTGAAACGACAAGCGCTAAAGAATCAGCTCGTCGACATGATGAGAAAGACATCTGCAGTGATAACGAAGAACCGCAGTACGAAAGGAAAGAAGACGTTGATTCTTGTGAGGAAACAAAAGAGGAATACGATAATGAAAAAGACATAGATGAGGAAAAGGAAAGCGTAACGCATAGAAGCAAATTACAAAAGCAGGGGAACGTTGTGCTGAGGCGGAAATCGAAGGCTAATCCTTTGTTTCGTAAAA GTGGCGGCAGCATTGGCGATTCCAGCGAAACGAGTTCCGTAGAGACGACACAATCAATGGAGGCTCCGGAGGGCGGGCTCCGGCCGAGCAAGTCTGACACCAGTCTCACGGACTCCTTTGTAGTTCTCTCCGCACCCTCGTCTCCCGCGCCCGTGCAGCGACCCGTCGTCAAAGACACGTCTTATCCTG ACACAGGGGTGACGTGGGTGCGACGTCTCGTCCTGCGCGGCAAGCTGACCATGCACACGGCATACGAACGTCGCGACAACGCATGCCCCGCCTCCGTCACTGCGGTCGCAGCCGCTAGGAGTGGGCGGGGCTTGGCCGTCGGAGACGCTCGTGGAAGG ATTTTCCGCTGGTCCGCGCCTGATATGTCAAGTGCTGCGGGTGCCAGGGGTGGTCCCGCCGATCACTGGATACGAGACGACACCGCACCCTACTGCACCCAGTGCCAA GTGCGGTTCACGGCGCTGGAGCGGCGCCACCACTGCCGCGAGTGCGGCGCCGTGTTCTGCGGGCGCTGCTCGCGCTACGAGGCGCCCGTGCGCCGCCTGCGCGCGCTGCGCCCCGTGCGCGTGTGCCAGCGCTGCCACGACCACATCCACGCCGCCAACGACTAG